GCCCTGGTCGGCCTCGTCGCGCAGCCTATGGAAGACCTCGCTGGTGGTATGGGCCGAGTGGACATGGTCGTGGAGGATGGTCGTCATGTGCGAGGGCTCGTGGGTGATCTGCTCCATCGCCTCGACAGGATGGGCCGATGACACCACGCGGAAGAGCGATGTGACCACGGAACCACCAGCACCGTGCAGGCGCCGGCCATGACAAGGACGGACGCCATGTCATCGCTCATGGCGCCCGACTCGGTGGCGACGCTCGTGATGGCGACGATGAGGGGCAGGGCCATGGAACAGTAGATCGAGCACGAGAGGCGCTCAGCGACGGTGAGGCCCCTCGTCTCGGGGCAGAGCCTGAGCGATATGCCCACCGGTAGGGCCCTTACCAGCAGGAGCAGCCCCATGAACCCTACGAGTAGCAGCGGGTTGGCAAAGGCCGCCGTGAGGTCGACGGACGCACCAGAGACGAAGAAGAAGACGGGAACCAGGAAGCCGTAGGCTATGGCGTCGAGCTTGGTCTCAAGGACGTGGTCTCCCTCGGGCGCGGCATGTCGGAGGATGAAGCCGGCTGCGAAGGCACCGAGCACCACGTCAAGGTCGAACAGCGCCGAGATCGCGACGAGGGTCACGAGCAAGGCTACCGTGACGCGCACCGTCGCCTGCGAGACCGTCTCGGCGTTGTCGCGCAGGAACGCCAGGACCTTCGATCCGGTCCTTCTCGCCCGGTCGGGCATCTTCGCGATGCGAAGGCAGATGAGCAGGAAGGCCCCGAGGATGACCGCGGTGAGCCACCACGACCGTGAGGAGAGCAGGAAGGCCATGGCGATGACGGGAAGCAGCTCGCCTATGGCCCCGTAGACGGTGACGGCCTCGCCTACGGGGGTGCCGGTGAGGGCGCGGTCGCGCATGATGGGCGCAAGGGTGCCGTAGGCCGTGGTGGTCATCGCGATGGCGAAGGCGAGCGTGCCGACGTCCGTGAGGCCCGAGAGGGGCAGGAAGGGCGTGATGAGGAGTGCGGCTGCGAGCGAGACTGCCCAAGCCAGGCAGGCGTGCCTGCCCATGGGCCCGGTGAGCTGCTGCGGGTCGAGCTCGTAGCCTGCCATGAGGAAGAGGAAGGCCATGCCGAGCTGGGAGAGCATCTGGATCGACGGGGCGTCCGTGCTCACGATGCCGACGCCCATGGGCCCGAGGATGGCCCCGGCAAACACCAGGAACACGACCTCGGGAACGGGTCGTCCGGGGATGAGGCTCGCCAGATAGGGACATGCGAGGCAGACGAGCAGGATGAGTGCAAGGTCGAGAAGCTGCGCGGCCATGGTCGGAAGCCTTCCTCGGGGGTGCGGGCATGCTGTGTGATGATACCCATGCCAAGGGCAAACGTTGACGCTGCTGGTACCATAGGCCAAGTTGTGACCACGCGTCCGAGGAGTCCCATGCAAGCCGTGAGCCAAGAGCACATAGCCGTCCTGATACCCTGCTACAACGAGGCGCTCACGGTGGGCAAGGTCGTTGATGACTTCCGCGCCGAGCTGCCGGAGGCCGACATCTACGTCTACGACAACAACTCGTCGGATGACACCGCCTCCATCGCACGCGAGCATGGGGCCATCGTGCGCTCCGAGCCCCGCCAAGGCAAGGGCAACGTGGTGCGTCAGATGTTCCGTGACATCGATGCCGACTACTACGTCATGGTCGACGGGGACGACACCTATCCGGCCGACGAGGTGACGAACCTCCTGCAACCGCTCGAGGACGGAACGGCCGATACCGTGGTGGGCGACCGCCTCTCGAACGGCACCTATGGCAAAGAGAACGACCGCGCGTTCCACGGCTTCGGCAACAACCTCGTACGATGGCTCATCGGCGTGCTCTATGGCATGGAGCTCACCGATGTGATGACGGGCTACCGTGCGTTCAACAAGGTGTTCGTGAAGACGCTCCCCGTTCTCTCGCCGGCCTTCGAGATCGAGACGGAGCTCTCCATCCATGCCATCGACAAGCGCTGGCGCATCGCCCAGGTGCCCATCGACTACCGGGACCGTCCCGAGGGGTCGGTCTCCAAGCTCAACACCTTCTCGGATGGCCTCAAGGTCCTCGGCATGATCGCGACGCTCTTCAAGGACTACAAGCCGCTCGGCTTCTTCAGCCTGCTCGCGGCCATCTTCCTGGTCATTGGACTCATTGTGGGCATCCCTGTCGTCGTGGAGTTCAACGTGACCCATCTCGTGCCGCGACTTCCCACCGCCATCGTGGCCGTGGCACTCGTGGGGCTCGCGTGCCTGCTCTTCATGTGCGGGCTCATCCTCGACACCGTGGTCAAGGGCCACAGGCGTGAGTGGGAGCTCGAGGTCACGGCAGAGTACGAGCGTGAGCATGCCCGGCGGTAATCACCCTTTCACTTTGGCGTGAATTCGCGTATCGTATTGAGGGTTTCGCGATGCTGACGCATCGTGATCGTAGACTCGTCGTGCGGGGCAGGGCGCCTCACACGCAGCAGTGAGGAGACATGCATGTCCGGACACTCCAAGTGGGCAACCACCAAGCACAAGAAGGCAGCCATCGACGCCAAGCGTTCGTCGCTGTTCTCCAAGCTCTCGCGTAACATCACCGTCGCGGCCCGCGTCGGCGGGGACCCGCTCCCCGAGAACAATGCCGCGCTCTCTGCCGCGGTCGCGCGTGCCCGCATGGTCTCCATGCCGAACGCCAAGATCAAGGCTGCCATCGACAAGGCCTTCGGTGCCGGTGCTGACGCAGCCGTCTACGAGACCTTCTCGTATGAGGGCTATGGCCCGGCAGGCGTGGCCATCTACGTCGACTGCCTGTCCGACAACCGTAACCGCACGGCGGCCGATGTCCGTTCCGCCTTCACGCATGCCAACGGCAACCTCGGCACGTCCGGCTCGGTGGCCTTCCAGTTCGAGCGCAAGGGCTCGGTCGCCGTCGAGAAGGAGAAGTGTCCCGACGAGGACGAGTTCATGATGGCCGTGGCCGAGGCCGGCGGCGAGGACTACGAGGACGCCGGCGACGACTGGTGCGTCTGGTGCGACATGACCGCCATGAACGACGTCGTCGCAGGTCTCGAGAAGCAGGGTATCGAGGTCAAGGGCTCCGAGCTCACGATGGTGCCCACCACCCCTACCGATGTCACGCCGTCGGACGCCAAGAAGGTGCAGCGCCTCATCGACCGTCTCGAGGAGCTCGAGGACGTCCAGAACGTCTATAGCACCATGAACATGACCGACGAGGTCGTCGCCGCCCTCGAGGAGGACGAGTAGACCCTGACCTCATGGTCCTACCCGCTCGCTTGGCAGGACTCATGACCGGCGCAAGGGGTATCCTCTAACCAGTCGAAGATGTGCCCGGGGCTTCGGCTCCGGGCACTTTGCAAGAGGGGGTCATCGTGGGAGGATTCAAGCGCTTTCTGCTCGTCGTCTTCGCGCTTGCGGGAGGCATCGCCTTGGCTGCGCTGCTGTTGCCTTGGCTGGGCCCGTGGACGCGTCAGGCCACGGCGCTCCTGGCCATCGACTGGTATGACTACGTCATAGAGGTCTGTTGCCTCATCCTCGGCATAGGGCTCGTGGTCTCGCTGCTCAGAGGCATCTTCTCGCGCAGGGCCGACTCCATCGTGGTCACGTCCGTGGATGGGGGAGAGGTCACGGTCTCACGTGATGCCATCGCCTCGCAGGCGGTCCACATCATCGAGGAGGACGGCAGCTGCCTGGCCGACGACGTCCGCGTGAGCGCCAAGCGTTCGGGCAAGGTCCGTGTCAGTGTTCGCGTGCTTCCCCATCAGACGGTCGACGTCACCACCAAGGGCCCTCAGCTCCATCAGGCCCTCATGGAGGGACTTGCCGCCCTCTGCGCCGACAAGCTCAAGAGCGTCGACCTCGAGTTCATAGAGCCACAGACGCCGACCGACCCCCACGAGGACCAGTCGGACATGGTCGCGGCACCCGCAGACGAGGACCACGAGCCCATGGCCGATTACGTCGAGGAGCCCCAGCAGGAGCCTTCCCCCTCGGCATCCTCCAAGCTCGACCTCGACCGACTCGAGTCCTTCGCGGCTGGCGGCGCACCATCACCTGATGACTCCGGGGACATCACCGTCCCACTCCGTGACGAGAGGAGCGAGTAGACATGGCACAGGACTCTTCCAAGAAGGCGGCCGGCTCGCAAGGACGTTCGCCCAAGGCGACCGTCGACACCGAGGCGAAGGCCGCGTCCCAGGCTCAGGACGCGAAGGCGCGCAAGGATGCCGACGCTGGCAGCCAGCAGCAGGGAGCCTCATCTCGCGACCAGGGCAAGGCCGCTCGTGAGACGATGGAGCGGACCGGTCATGCGGTCACCTCGTGGTTCGAGGAGATGTTCCCCGGCCATGGCAACGCGGTGCTCTTCGCCCTCATCGGCCTGTTGGCGGCCATCCTGCTGTTCGCCATCGGGTTCTGGCAGACCCTGCTCGTGGTCATCCTCGTGGTGGCCGGGGTCGCGTTCGGCCAGTACCTCGACGGTGACCCGACGATCATCAACTGGTTCAAGGGACTCGCTGACGGCGGGACCAAGTCCAACCGCAAGTAGCCTGTGACCATTCGAGGAGTGCATATGAGCGATACCAAGAAGACCGATACCAAGCAGACTGACCTGCCGGATGATGACGCTGCCAAGAAGTCTGCCACCCCTTCGGACGAAGCTGATGCCGAGGAGCTGACGGATGCTGAGGGCCACGGCATCGTGAGCTACGACGACGATGACGACCTCGAGGGAGAGGACTCCCTCACCTTCTCGAACGGTGTGATCGAGAAGATCGTGGCGCTCGCCGTCCGTGACGTGCCCGGTGTCCTCGGCATGCGCGGCAGCTTCTTCAATCGCGTGCAGGAGACCTTCGGTGCCTCCAACCCAGCCAAGGGCGTGAGCGTCGAGGTCATGCCGGACAACTCGGTCAAGGTCAACATCTCCGTGCTCATCGAGTACGGCACCTATGCGCCGCAGGTGTTCGAGGACGTGAAGCGCGCCGTGGTCAAGCAGGTCGCCGGCATGACGGGGCTCGAGGTCAAAGGTGTGAACCTTCGCATCGAGGACGTGCTCACGGCTGACGAGTTCAAGGGCGCCGAGCGCGCGGAGCGCGAGGAGGTCGCGGCGGCTGCTGCCGCTGCCGCGGGGGACTCGTCTGCGGATGCCGACGAGGGCAAGACCGCAGAAGCAGCCGAGTAGGCACCTCGCATGGGCCTGAGGACGCAGCTCGCGACCGGATCGGGGCGCCTTGTGCGTTGGGGCCTGCGCTCGGTGGCGCATAGGGCCGGCTCGCAGCTTCCCGGACGCTTGGCCGTCTCGCTCGATCCCCACGTCATCGGTGAGCTCTCCTCTGGCATCCTGCAGGGGTCTGTCGTGGTGTGCGGCACCAATGGCAAGACCACGACCAACAACGTCCTTGCGGCGGCCATGGAGGCCTCCGGGCGGAGCGTCGCCTGCAACCGTGACGGGGCCAACATGGTCCCGGGAGTGGCGGGGGCCCTCCTCGACGGTGCCGTCGACATGGCCGCCATCGAGGCCGACGAGCTCTCCACCATCCATATCCTCCCTGAGCTCAAGCCTCGTTACCTGGTGCTCCTGAACCTCTTCCGCGACCAGCTCGACCGGGCCGGGGAGATCGACCACGTGCAGGACACCATCGTGGCGGCCTTGGCTGCGAGTCCGCAGACGGTTCTGGTGACCTGCGGCGACGACCCGCTCTGCATGGGCGTGGCCTATCGGGCCGCCGAGGCGGGAACCAAGGTCATCGCCTTCGGCATAGCCGAGGACCTGCATCTGCCTGCAGACCGTGTGCCTGAGGCTCGCTTCTGCCAGAGGTGCGGGGCTGAGCTCACCTACGAGTACCGACAGTATGCGCAGCTCGGTGCGTTCTCGTGCCCGGCGTGCGACTTCGCACGTCCCCGGCTCGACTATGCGGCGACGGAGGTCACCGTTGGCCGCGAGGGGGTCGCCTTCGACGTGTCAGGTCCCGGCCTCCCGGCTCCCCTGCGCGTCACGGCGGACTTCGGTGGCGTCTACATGGTCTACAACCTGCTCGCGGCCCTTGTCGCAGCGCATCTCATGGGGGTGGCCCCGGACGCGTTCCAACGTGCCCTCGACGGTTACCACCCTGCCAACGGCCGTCTGCAGCGGTTCCGTGTCGATGGTCGCGAGGTTGTGCTCAACCTTGCCAAGAACCCGACGGGCTTCAACCAGAACATCTCGCTGCTCCTGGCAGACGATCGTCCCAAGGCGGCGTTCTTCGTGGTCAACGACCACGACAACGACGGCAACGACATCTCGTGGATCTGGGACGTCGACTTCGAGCGGTTCGCCGCGGAGCCTGACCTCATGGTGATCGCCGGCGGCATCCGGGCCAACGACGTGCAGGTCCGCATGAAGTATGCGGGCATCACGGCCCCTCTCGCCGGCTCGGTGGCCGATG
This genomic stretch from Atopobiaceae bacterium harbors:
- a CDS encoding cation:proton antiporter; protein product: MAAQLLDLALILLVCLACPYLASLIPGRPVPEVVFLVFAGAILGPMGVGIVSTDAPSIQMLSQLGMAFLFLMAGYELDPQQLTGPMGRHACLAWAVSLAAALLITPFLPLSGLTDVGTLAFAIAMTTTAYGTLAPIMRDRALTGTPVGEAVTVYGAIGELLPVIAMAFLLSSRSWWLTAVILGAFLLICLRIAKMPDRARRTGSKVLAFLRDNAETVSQATVRVTVALLVTLVAISALFDLDVVLGAFAAGFILRHAAPEGDHVLETKLDAIAYGFLVPVFFFVSGASVDLTAAFANPLLLVGFMGLLLLVRALPVGISLRLCPETRGLTVAERLSCSIYCSMALPLIVAITSVATESGAMSDDMASVLVMAGACTVLVVPWSHRSSAWCHRPILSRRWSRSPTSPRT
- a CDS encoding glycosyltransferase family 2 protein; translation: MSQEHIAVLIPCYNEALTVGKVVDDFRAELPEADIYVYDNNSSDDTASIAREHGAIVRSEPRQGKGNVVRQMFRDIDADYYVMVDGDDTYPADEVTNLLQPLEDGTADTVVGDRLSNGTYGKENDRAFHGFGNNLVRWLIGVLYGMELTDVMTGYRAFNKVFVKTLPVLSPAFEIETELSIHAIDKRWRIAQVPIDYRDRPEGSVSKLNTFSDGLKVLGMIATLFKDYKPLGFFSLLAAIFLVIGLIVGIPVVVEFNVTHLVPRLPTAIVAVALVGLACLLFMCGLILDTVVKGHRREWELEVTAEYEREHARR
- a CDS encoding YebC/PmpR family DNA-binding transcriptional regulator; translation: MSGHSKWATTKHKKAAIDAKRSSLFSKLSRNITVAARVGGDPLPENNAALSAAVARARMVSMPNAKIKAAIDKAFGAGADAAVYETFSYEGYGPAGVAIYVDCLSDNRNRTAADVRSAFTHANGNLGTSGSVAFQFERKGSVAVEKEKCPDEDEFMMAVAEAGGEDYEDAGDDWCVWCDMTAMNDVVAGLEKQGIEVKGSELTMVPTTPTDVTPSDAKKVQRLIDRLEELEDVQNVYSTMNMTDEVVAALEEDE
- the amaP gene encoding alkaline shock response membrane anchor protein AmaP, producing MGGFKRFLLVVFALAGGIALAALLLPWLGPWTRQATALLAIDWYDYVIEVCCLILGIGLVVSLLRGIFSRRADSIVVTSVDGGEVTVSRDAIASQAVHIIEEDGSCLADDVRVSAKRSGKVRVSVRVLPHQTVDVTTKGPQLHQALMEGLAALCADKLKSVDLEFIEPQTPTDPHEDQSDMVAAPADEDHEPMADYVEEPQQEPSPSASSKLDLDRLESFAAGGAPSPDDSGDITVPLRDERSE
- a CDS encoding DUF2273 domain-containing protein, with the translated sequence MAQDSSKKAAGSQGRSPKATVDTEAKAASQAQDAKARKDADAGSQQQGASSRDQGKAARETMERTGHAVTSWFEEMFPGHGNAVLFALIGLLAAILLFAIGFWQTLLVVILVVAGVAFGQYLDGDPTIINWFKGLADGGTKSNRK
- a CDS encoding Asp23/Gls24 family envelope stress response protein — protein: MSDTKKTDTKQTDLPDDDAAKKSATPSDEADAEELTDAEGHGIVSYDDDDDLEGEDSLTFSNGVIEKIVALAVRDVPGVLGMRGSFFNRVQETFGASNPAKGVSVEVMPDNSVKVNISVLIEYGTYAPQVFEDVKRAVVKQVAGMTGLEVKGVNLRIEDVLTADEFKGAERAEREEVAAAAAAAAGDSSADADEGKTAEAAE
- a CDS encoding MurT ligase domain-containing protein, encoding MGLRTQLATGSGRLVRWGLRSVAHRAGSQLPGRLAVSLDPHVIGELSSGILQGSVVVCGTNGKTTTNNVLAAAMEASGRSVACNRDGANMVPGVAGALLDGAVDMAAIEADELSTIHILPELKPRYLVLLNLFRDQLDRAGEIDHVQDTIVAALAASPQTVLVTCGDDPLCMGVAYRAAEAGTKVIAFGIAEDLHLPADRVPEARFCQRCGAELTYEYRQYAQLGAFSCPACDFARPRLDYAATEVTVGREGVAFDVSGPGLPAPLRVTADFGGVYMVYNLLAALVAAHLMGVAPDAFQRALDGYHPANGRLQRFRVDGREVVLNLAKNPTGFNQNISLLLADDRPKAAFFVVNDHDNDGNDISWIWDVDFERFAAEPDLMVIAGGIRANDVQVRMKYAGITAPLAGSVADALAMVADLPRDRPLYVLTNYSALWSAKAELERMGERL